A genomic region of Micromonospora sp. NBC_01796 contains the following coding sequences:
- the panB gene encoding 3-methyl-2-oxobutanoate hydroxymethyltransferase, translating into MSEQGNKPATPGTDPAEPEVTALYGGPASRRIRTRDLAVARERGERWAMLTSYDQYTASIFDQAGIPVLLVGDSAANNVFGYETTVPVTVDELLPLVRAVVRATRYALVVADLPFGSYEEGPTQALRTAVRFMKEGGCHAVKLEGGRRVAAQIEALTTAGIPVMGHVGFTPQSEHTIGGYRVQGRGDAAEEVLADARAVAEAGAFSVVLEMVPGEVAKRVTAEVGIPTIGIGAGPDTDAQVLVWQDMAGLRTGKAPRFVKRYADLSGVLTSATRQFAAEVRDGGFPSAEHTF; encoded by the coding sequence ATGTCCGAGCAGGGAAACAAGCCGGCGACGCCGGGGACCGACCCGGCCGAACCCGAGGTGACCGCGCTGTACGGCGGACCGGCGAGCCGGCGGATCCGTACCCGTGATCTGGCCGTCGCCCGCGAGCGCGGCGAACGGTGGGCGATGCTCACCTCGTACGACCAGTACACCGCGTCGATCTTCGACCAGGCCGGCATTCCGGTGCTGCTGGTCGGCGACTCGGCGGCGAACAACGTCTTCGGCTACGAGACCACCGTCCCGGTGACCGTGGACGAGTTGCTCCCGCTGGTCCGGGCGGTGGTCCGGGCGACCCGGTACGCGCTCGTCGTCGCCGACCTGCCGTTCGGCTCGTACGAGGAGGGGCCGACCCAGGCGCTGCGTACGGCGGTGCGGTTCATGAAGGAGGGCGGCTGCCACGCGGTGAAGCTGGAGGGCGGCCGTCGGGTCGCCGCCCAGATCGAGGCCCTGACCACCGCCGGTATTCCGGTGATGGGGCACGTCGGTTTCACCCCGCAGAGCGAGCACACCATCGGCGGGTACCGGGTGCAGGGTCGCGGCGACGCGGCCGAAGAGGTGCTGGCCGACGCCCGTGCGGTGGCCGAGGCGGGCGCGTTCTCGGTGGTGCTGGAGATGGTGCCGGGCGAGGTCGCCAAGCGGGTCACCGCGGAGGTGGGGATTCCGACGATCGGCATCGGCGCCGGCCCGGACACCGACGCCCAGGTGCTGGTCTGGCAGGACATGGCCGGTCTGCGTACGGGCAAGGCACCCCGGTTCGTCAAGCGGTACGCCGACCTGTCCGGGGTGCTCACCTCGGCCACCCGGCAGTTCGCCGCCGAGGTACGCGACGGCGGTTTCCCGAGCGCCGAGCACACGTTCTGA
- a CDS encoding RNB domain-containing ribonuclease — MVIRRVVAPRIDFSALRRELELPTRFPVAAQREADEAATAPPGAAADRTDIPFVTIDPASSRDLDQAMSLTRRPGGGYRVHYAIADVAAHVRPGGELEAETWRRGQTIYLPDGNIPLHPPTLSEGAASLLPDVDRAAVVWTIDLAADGETVAVGLERARVRSRAKLDYVGVQADADAGRLAEPIALLPELGKLLIARGLDRGAINLPLPEQDIEPEDGGWRLVLRAPVPMEDYNAQISLLTGMAAGDLMLAGGVGLLRTMPTPKPEAVARLRTAAGVLGIDWPDGASVGQVLATIDPAQPRAAAFLDHAAELMRGAGYTAFDGDLPADPRHGAVGAAYAHVTAPLRRLADRYVTEVCLALHAGTAVPDWARTALPQLPGVMSGTDRVASAATRAAVELTEAVLLEDRVGETFEAGVLDVDRVPAPPATGATTDAAAPAPVVRQSGKPARRPGGTVALDEPPVRARCEGDLPLGERVRVRLVTADPVARKVLFALD, encoded by the coding sequence GTGGTGATCAGACGTGTAGTTGCGCCCCGCATCGACTTCAGCGCGTTGCGCCGCGAACTGGAACTGCCCACGCGGTTCCCGGTCGCGGCGCAACGCGAGGCCGACGAGGCGGCGACCGCCCCACCGGGGGCGGCTGCCGACCGGACCGACATCCCGTTCGTCACCATCGACCCGGCCAGCTCGCGCGACCTGGACCAGGCGATGTCCCTGACCCGGCGCCCCGGCGGCGGCTACCGGGTCCACTACGCGATCGCCGACGTGGCGGCCCACGTCCGCCCCGGCGGTGAACTCGAGGCGGAAACCTGGCGGCGCGGGCAGACCATCTACCTGCCCGACGGCAACATCCCGCTGCACCCGCCGACGCTCAGCGAGGGCGCGGCGAGCCTGCTGCCCGACGTCGACCGGGCGGCGGTCGTCTGGACCATCGACCTGGCCGCCGACGGCGAGACCGTCGCCGTCGGCCTGGAACGCGCACGGGTACGCAGCCGCGCCAAGCTCGACTACGTCGGCGTGCAGGCCGACGCCGACGCGGGCCGGCTCGCCGAACCGATCGCCCTGCTCCCCGAACTCGGCAAGCTCCTGATCGCCCGTGGGCTGGACCGGGGCGCGATCAACCTGCCGCTGCCGGAGCAGGACATCGAGCCGGAGGACGGCGGGTGGCGGCTGGTGCTGCGGGCACCGGTGCCGATGGAGGACTACAACGCGCAGATCTCCCTGCTGACCGGGATGGCCGCCGGGGATCTGATGCTCGCCGGTGGCGTGGGCCTGCTGCGTACGATGCCGACCCCGAAGCCGGAGGCGGTGGCCCGACTGCGTACGGCGGCGGGCGTGCTCGGCATCGACTGGCCGGACGGCGCGAGCGTCGGGCAGGTGCTCGCCACCATCGACCCGGCGCAGCCCAGAGCCGCCGCGTTCCTCGACCACGCCGCCGAGCTGATGCGCGGCGCCGGCTACACCGCGTTCGACGGGGACCTGCCCGCCGACCCCCGGCACGGCGCGGTGGGCGCGGCGTACGCGCACGTGACCGCGCCACTGCGCCGGCTCGCCGACCGTTACGTCACCGAGGTGTGCCTCGCCCTGCACGCCGGTACGGCGGTTCCCGACTGGGCCCGTACGGCCCTGCCGCAACTGCCCGGGGTGATGTCCGGGACCGACCGGGTCGCCTCGGCCGCGACCCGGGCCGCGGTGGAGCTGACCGAGGCGGTGCTGCTGGAGGACCGGGTGGGGGAGACCTTCGAGGCCGGGGTCCTCGACGTCGACCGCGTACCCGCGCCGCCCGCGACCGGTGCGACCACGGACGCCGCCGCGCCCGCGCCGGTGGTCCGGCAGTCGGGTAAACCGGCCCGCCGGCCGGGCGGGACCGTCGCACTCGACGAGCCACCGGTACGCGCCCGCTGCGAGGGCGACCTGCCCCTGGGCGAACGGGTACGCGTACGCCTGGTCACCGCCGACCCGGTCGCCCGCAAGGTCCTCTTCGCCCTGGACTGA
- a CDS encoding peptidase inhibitor family I36 protein, which yields MRKHLSGLLGLALVGVLAATAVPAPAGAAPAAEPAVAVDPVVSANQTVEQQIDRMLSFPGAKRIDRYTVEMTEGAFVTVPDPSGGASTMANCGYYYLCLWSEHGFVGPRITFTVCGRGVENFGPWPFPDGGIWSDKVSSIMNNQSSGTWSGFYDWRSDGGGWDDLKFLKAYGYWRDLSKDKADDGSHMNDRIDAVQTC from the coding sequence ATGCGCAAGCACCTGTCCGGACTTCTCGGCCTGGCGCTGGTGGGGGTACTGGCGGCGACCGCCGTCCCCGCACCGGCGGGCGCCGCCCCGGCCGCCGAGCCGGCCGTGGCCGTCGACCCCGTCGTGTCGGCGAACCAGACGGTCGAGCAGCAGATCGACCGGATGCTGAGTTTCCCCGGCGCCAAGCGGATCGACCGGTACACCGTCGAGATGACCGAGGGGGCCTTCGTCACCGTTCCGGACCCGTCCGGCGGTGCGAGCACCATGGCCAACTGCGGCTACTACTACCTCTGCCTCTGGTCCGAGCACGGCTTCGTCGGGCCCCGGATCACGTTCACCGTCTGCGGTCGCGGGGTGGAGAACTTCGGACCGTGGCCGTTCCCGGACGGTGGCATCTGGAGCGACAAGGTGTCGTCGATCATGAACAACCAGAGCAGCGGGACCTGGTCCGGTTTCTACGACTGGCGGTCCGACGGCGGCGGCTGGGACGACCTCAAGTTCCTCAAGGCGTACGGCTACTGGCGGGACCTCAGCAAGGACAAGGCCGACGACGGCTCCCACATGAACGACCGGATCGACGCCGTACAGACCTGCTGA
- a CDS encoding phage holin family protein has translation MSAAAGGARAAQERERDPGQASIGELLTAITRDTSTLVRQEIQLAKAEARAEVRSAVKVAGMFGGAALGGFMVLLFLSYAMWWGLSNVIDQGWSALIVAAVWAVIAAVLITMARQRMRGLKALPQTSGSVRRIPDAVKAGGDHRTGGHQ, from the coding sequence GTGAGCGCGGCGGCCGGTGGCGCGAGAGCCGCCCAGGAGCGGGAGCGGGACCCTGGGCAGGCGTCGATCGGCGAACTGCTCACCGCGATCACCCGGGACACCTCGACCCTGGTACGCCAGGAGATCCAGTTGGCCAAGGCGGAGGCCCGAGCCGAGGTACGCAGCGCGGTCAAGGTCGCCGGCATGTTCGGCGGCGCCGCCCTCGGCGGGTTCATGGTGCTCCTGTTCCTCTCGTACGCGATGTGGTGGGGGCTGTCGAACGTGATCGACCAGGGGTGGTCCGCCCTGATAGTCGCGGCGGTCTGGGCGGTCATCGCGGCGGTGCTGATCACCATGGCCCGCCAGCGGATGCGGGGCCTCAAGGCCCTGCCGCAGACATCGGGATCGGTCCGGCGGATACCGGACGCGGTCAAGGCCGGGGGAGACCACCGAACGGGGGGACACCAGTGA
- a CDS encoding iron-containing redox enzyme family protein — MRLPTARGPASAMLVEALTGIVGGLPGDADRWWPDTDRDTTGPDAGTDPLSDEDLQLFLFVCYELHYRGFDGVDERWEWDSSLLAVRAAAERRFEAALRRAVGPLPAVEPGAVPEGLTALVAADDGPSLATALHRETDLDRFREFVTQRSVYHLREADPHTWGIPRLDGPAKAALVEIQMDEYGRGQLPRMHAELFRDTMNWLGLDTGYGGYVDSVPAVTLAANNLISLFGLHRRWRGALLGHLAAFEMTSSLPNRRYGDALRRLGGTPTATRFYDEHVEADAVHEQIAAYDLCGSFALTEPARTADVLFGAACCLKLDGLVAEHVLGCWAADRSSLRLPLAAGH, encoded by the coding sequence ATGAGACTACCCACCGCCCGGGGACCCGCCTCGGCGATGCTGGTCGAAGCGCTGACCGGGATCGTCGGCGGGTTACCGGGCGACGCCGACCGCTGGTGGCCCGACACCGACCGCGACACCACCGGTCCCGACGCCGGCACCGACCCGCTTTCCGACGAGGATCTGCAACTGTTCCTCTTCGTCTGTTACGAGCTGCACTACCGGGGCTTCGACGGCGTCGACGAACGGTGGGAGTGGGACTCGTCGCTGCTCGCCGTACGGGCGGCGGCGGAACGCCGGTTCGAGGCGGCGCTGCGCCGTGCGGTCGGACCGCTGCCGGCGGTCGAGCCGGGTGCCGTACCCGAAGGTCTGACCGCGCTGGTGGCGGCGGACGACGGCCCGTCGCTCGCGACCGCCCTGCACCGGGAGACCGACCTGGACCGGTTCCGCGAGTTCGTCACCCAGCGTTCGGTGTACCACCTCAGGGAGGCCGACCCGCACACCTGGGGCATCCCCCGGCTGGACGGACCGGCCAAGGCCGCGCTGGTCGAGATCCAGATGGACGAGTACGGCCGGGGCCAGCTACCCAGGATGCACGCCGAGTTGTTCCGCGACACGATGAACTGGCTGGGCCTGGACACCGGCTACGGCGGGTACGTCGACTCGGTCCCGGCGGTCACGCTGGCCGCCAACAACCTCATCTCCCTGTTCGGCCTGCACCGGCGGTGGCGTGGCGCCCTGCTCGGTCACCTCGCCGCGTTCGAGATGACCTCCTCGTTGCCGAACCGCCGGTACGGCGACGCCCTGCGCCGGCTCGGCGGCACACCCACCGCCACCCGGTTCTACGACGAGCACGTCGAGGCCGACGCGGTGCACGAGCAGATCGCCGCGTACGACCTGTGCGGTTCGTTCGCGCTCACCGAACCGGCGCGTACGGCCGACGTGCTGTTCGGTGCCGCCTGCTGCCTGAAGCTCGACGGACTGGTCGCCGAACACGTCCTGGGCTGCTGGGCGGCCGACCGGTCGTCGTTGCGGCTGCCGCTGGCGGCGGGCCATTGA
- a CDS encoding histone, with protein MAEAVKATSRPAAKRTGAKTTSARKTTGAKKTTAARKSTGVAKKTSPARATGARTAATRATATRPATAKKAPAKKAPAKKAATKTTTARKTVASKAATARKKATSAATRAAGAVKKTAAKKAPAKRATPAKSTPARSTATRSTATKSAVKKTVGAKKTTAKKAPAKKATATRSTAPGTRATAKKAPAKKATTAKSTTSRAATGARKTTVGAAKKAPAKSTGTRTATATRTPAKKITARKAPAKKVAARQAPAKKSTRATVRKAAG; from the coding sequence ATGGCCGAAGCAGTAAAGGCCACCAGCCGCCCGGCTGCCAAACGTACCGGCGCGAAGACCACGTCGGCCCGTAAGACCACCGGCGCGAAGAAGACCACGGCCGCACGCAAGAGCACCGGCGTGGCCAAGAAGACGTCGCCGGCCCGAGCGACCGGGGCCCGCACGGCGGCCACCCGGGCGACCGCGACCCGGCCCGCGACGGCCAAGAAGGCGCCGGCCAAGAAGGCGCCGGCGAAGAAGGCCGCGACCAAGACGACAACGGCCAGGAAGACCGTTGCGTCGAAGGCCGCGACCGCCCGGAAGAAGGCGACCTCGGCGGCGACCCGGGCCGCCGGCGCGGTGAAGAAGACCGCGGCGAAGAAGGCACCCGCGAAGCGGGCGACACCGGCCAAGTCCACGCCGGCCAGGTCGACCGCGACCCGGTCGACGGCGACGAAGTCCGCGGTGAAGAAGACCGTGGGAGCGAAGAAGACCACGGCGAAGAAGGCCCCGGCGAAGAAGGCCACCGCGACCCGGTCGACCGCTCCGGGCACCCGCGCGACCGCGAAGAAGGCACCGGCCAAGAAGGCCACCACCGCGAAGTCGACCACCTCGCGCGCGGCCACCGGCGCCCGCAAGACCACCGTTGGCGCGGCCAAGAAGGCTCCCGCCAAGTCGACGGGCACGCGTACGGCAACCGCCACGCGTACGCCCGCGAAGAAGATCACCGCGCGCAAGGCGCCGGCCAAGAAGGTCGCCGCGCGTCAGGCGCCGGCGAAGAAGTCGACCCGGGCGACCGTACGCAAGGCGGCCGGCTGA
- the npdG gene encoding NADPH-dependent F420 reductase: MAYEASELPDVSGLTVGIIGGTGDQGRGLAYRFARAGQRVLIGSRSAERAAQSAKEIAALPGVPADADLTGADNNTVCAESDVVVIAVPWDGHHDTVAALREPLVGKIVVDCVNPLGFDKQGPYALRVEEGSAVQQAAALLPESRVCAAFNHVSAPLLADPEIDRIDLDVLICTEERELVGIVGALAARIPGMRGIYAGRLRNAHQVEAFTANLIAINKRYRSHAGIRVTDV; encoded by the coding sequence ATGGCATACGAGGCGAGCGAACTGCCCGACGTTTCCGGGCTCACCGTCGGCATCATCGGCGGAACCGGCGACCAGGGGCGGGGGCTGGCCTACCGGTTCGCCCGCGCGGGGCAGCGGGTCCTGATCGGCTCCCGGTCGGCGGAGCGGGCGGCACAGTCGGCGAAGGAGATCGCCGCGCTGCCCGGAGTCCCCGCCGACGCCGACCTCACCGGTGCCGACAACAACACCGTCTGCGCCGAGTCCGACGTGGTCGTCATCGCCGTGCCGTGGGACGGGCACCACGACACCGTCGCCGCGCTCCGTGAACCCCTGGTCGGCAAGATCGTGGTGGACTGCGTCAACCCGCTCGGTTTCGACAAGCAGGGCCCGTACGCGCTGCGGGTGGAGGAGGGCAGCGCCGTGCAGCAGGCCGCCGCCCTGCTGCCGGAGTCGCGGGTCTGTGCCGCGTTCAACCACGTGAGCGCGCCGCTGCTGGCCGACCCGGAGATCGACCGGATCGACCTGGACGTGCTGATCTGCACCGAGGAACGGGAACTCGTCGGGATCGTGGGCGCGCTCGCCGCCCGGATCCCCGGCATGCGCGGGATCTACGCCGGCCGGCTGCGCAACGCCCACCAGGTCGAGGCGTTCACCGCGAACCTGATCGCGATCAACAAGCGGTACCGGTCGCACGCCGGGATCCGGGTCACCGACGTCTGA
- a CDS encoding DUF6766 family protein codes for MKRWLRSNALSVTMFGAFLLFLILQSVFGWQTRNEELTQYGLGPEGYLAYLGTGHFAEAVFENWESEFLQMGGYVLLTAYLVQRGSAESKPEQESDRPDDRPDHAKPDSPWPVHVRGLALVVYRNSLSIALLLLFAGSFVGHLFGGTAEYNEQQALQSGAASISAWQFMRTSDFWFQSMQNWQSEFLAVGVLVVLSIFLRQHGSPESKPVTAPHAMTGA; via the coding sequence ATGAAACGCTGGCTGCGGAGCAACGCGCTCTCGGTGACGATGTTCGGGGCCTTCCTGCTCTTCCTCATCCTGCAGAGCGTTTTCGGATGGCAGACCCGCAACGAGGAACTGACCCAGTACGGGCTCGGCCCCGAGGGCTACCTGGCCTACCTCGGTACGGGCCACTTCGCCGAGGCGGTGTTCGAGAACTGGGAGTCGGAGTTCCTCCAGATGGGCGGTTACGTCCTGCTGACCGCGTACCTGGTGCAGCGCGGCTCGGCGGAGTCGAAGCCCGAGCAGGAATCGGACCGCCCGGACGACCGACCCGACCACGCCAAACCCGACTCACCGTGGCCGGTGCACGTACGCGGTCTGGCCCTGGTGGTCTACCGCAACAGCCTCTCCATCGCCCTGCTGCTGCTCTTCGCCGGCTCGTTCGTGGGGCACCTGTTCGGCGGGACCGCCGAATACAACGAGCAGCAGGCGTTGCAGAGCGGGGCGGCGTCGATCAGCGCCTGGCAGTTCATGCGGACCAGTGACTTCTGGTTCCAGTCGATGCAGAACTGGCAGAGCGAGTTCCTCGCCGTCGGGGTGCTGGTCGTACTCAGCATCTTCCTGCGGCAGCACGGGTCACCGGAGTCGAAGCCGGTCACCGCGCCGCACGCGATGACCGGCGCCTGA
- a CDS encoding CDGSH iron-sulfur domain-containing protein — protein MPEETGQTGNTSEERTDTAASVTVYENGPLLVRGEFTLRTALGGTVDPGRDTIALCRCGKSSLKPFCDGTHKAIGFRAAADPDPRPDAGADSRPDAGGDSSAGAL, from the coding sequence ATGCCGGAGGAGACGGGGCAGACGGGCAACACCTCGGAGGAGCGGACGGACACCGCCGCCAGCGTCACCGTCTACGAGAACGGCCCGTTGCTGGTCCGGGGCGAGTTCACCCTGCGTACGGCACTGGGCGGGACGGTGGACCCCGGTCGGGACACGATCGCGCTCTGCCGGTGCGGCAAGTCGTCGCTCAAACCGTTCTGCGACGGTACGCACAAGGCGATCGGCTTCCGGGCCGCCGCCGACCCCGATCCCCGTCCGGACGCCGGTGCCGATTCCCGTCCGGATGCCGGTGGGGACAGCTCAGCGGGTGCGTTGTAA
- a CDS encoding TetR/AcrR family transcriptional regulator has product MQPEVTLGINEAAPARDRLLLAAAQLMEGGDRSFSTRAICDLAGVTAPTLYHHFGSKQGLVDAVIHHGFTQYVSPAGSPELSDDPVRDLRDGWDRHVDFGLQHPNFYALLYGDVVPGRPCAITGPATDMLVRLLDEAARRGLLRVPPAEAAGQILAANVGVTLSLITQPEDGWDLRLSERVREAILGGILIAPQHRVTGGGDSSRTTAAIALLAALDRDPAGLTPGELTLMRELLTRLGS; this is encoded by the coding sequence ATGCAGCCCGAGGTGACGCTGGGGATCAACGAGGCCGCGCCCGCCCGGGACCGGCTGCTGCTGGCCGCCGCGCAGCTCATGGAGGGCGGCGACCGGTCCTTCTCCACCCGGGCGATCTGCGACCTGGCCGGGGTGACCGCGCCCACCCTCTACCACCACTTCGGCAGCAAGCAGGGGCTGGTCGACGCGGTGATCCACCACGGGTTCACCCAGTACGTCTCACCCGCCGGGTCGCCCGAACTCTCCGACGACCCCGTACGCGACCTGCGCGACGGATGGGACAGGCACGTCGACTTCGGTCTGCAACACCCCAACTTCTACGCCCTGCTCTACGGGGACGTCGTACCCGGACGGCCGTGCGCGATCACCGGTCCCGCGACCGACATGCTGGTCCGGCTGCTGGACGAGGCGGCCCGGCGCGGCCTGCTCCGGGTGCCACCGGCCGAGGCCGCCGGGCAGATCCTGGCCGCCAACGTCGGTGTGACCCTCAGCCTGATCACCCAACCCGAGGACGGCTGGGACCTCCGGCTCTCCGAACGGGTACGCGAGGCGATCCTCGGCGGGATCCTGATCGCACCGCAGCACCGGGTGACCGGCGGCGGGGACTCGTCGCGTACGACCGCGGCGATCGCCCTGCTCGCCGCGCTCGACCGGGACCCCGCCGGGCTCACCCCCGGCGAGCTGACCCTGATGCGCGAACTGCTCACCCGGCTCGGAAGCTGA
- a CDS encoding DUF6789 family protein — protein sequence MDGRQRVRRLMASTGRAAARGAIGAMAMSGVRQATTSFGLVQQTPPEQLLKHVAPALFNRVPVNRRPALVELIHWTVGAGGGAFFGLLPRRIRRRAWIGPVYGFVFWAVFEAVAAPKLGIGRNRRVLREQAALLVDHTLYGVVIGSSPWPNAD from the coding sequence GTGGACGGCAGGCAGCGGGTTCGACGGTTGATGGCCAGCACCGGGCGGGCGGCGGCCCGGGGCGCGATCGGCGCGATGGCGATGTCCGGCGTACGGCAGGCCACCACCTCGTTCGGCCTGGTCCAGCAGACCCCGCCGGAGCAGTTGCTGAAGCACGTCGCGCCGGCCCTGTTCAACCGGGTGCCGGTGAACCGGCGACCGGCGCTGGTGGAACTCATCCACTGGACGGTCGGCGCGGGCGGCGGTGCGTTCTTCGGCCTGCTCCCCCGACGGATACGGCGCCGGGCGTGGATCGGACCGGTGTACGGCTTCGTCTTCTGGGCGGTCTTCGAGGCGGTCGCCGCACCGAAGCTCGGCATCGGTCGCAACCGCCGGGTCCTCCGCGAGCAGGCCGCCCTCCTGGTCGACCACACCCTGTACGGAGTGGTGATCGGTTCCTCACCCTGGCCGAACGCCGACTGA
- a CDS encoding peptidoglycan-binding domain-containing protein, whose product MLRNVRSHRPERGAITVVSALLLLLATAVLAVVLPGTAQAATPVCNNLTYISAPSQPPSDMHVPTYGAQTGNKECHLSRGHQGLAVKVLQEALNSCYSRGLLLDGKYGQNTYNAVLWVQRDINATWEWANIAEDGGYGPQTRAWMGFAIFGKNGGPMMQGCYFPG is encoded by the coding sequence ATGTTGCGAAACGTTCGGTCACACCGACCCGAGCGCGGTGCGATCACCGTGGTCTCCGCCCTGCTCCTGCTCCTGGCGACGGCCGTACTGGCGGTGGTCCTGCCCGGGACCGCCCAGGCCGCCACGCCGGTCTGCAACAACCTGACCTACATCTCCGCCCCGAGCCAACCGCCGAGCGACATGCACGTGCCCACGTACGGCGCACAGACCGGGAACAAGGAGTGCCACCTGTCGCGCGGTCACCAGGGCCTCGCGGTGAAGGTGCTCCAGGAGGCGCTGAACAGTTGCTACAGCCGAGGGCTGCTGCTCGACGGCAAGTACGGCCAGAACACGTACAACGCGGTGCTCTGGGTGCAGCGGGACATCAACGCCACCTGGGAATGGGCGAACATCGCCGAGGACGGCGGTTACGGGCCGCAGACCCGGGCCTGGATGGGGTTCGCCATCTTCGGCAAGAACGGCGGCCCGATGATGCAGGGCTGCTACTTCCCGGGCTGA
- a CDS encoding glycosyltransferase, whose protein sequence is MTTTRPAAGGPTTRPTDLGTGRLPVEYILPLRWSDDDGCAELTGYLRWLSERVSVTVIDGSPPELFDRHAACWPALVRHLAPDPALRYRNGKVNGVLTGIRLARHERLVVADDDVRYDDDNLRTVCRLLARADLVRPQNYFDPLPWHACWDTGRTLLNRAVGEDYPGTFGLRRSTVLAMGGYDGDVLFENLELLRTVRGFGGVESCPPDLYVRRLPPTARRFWSQRVRQAYDDLAMPPRMLTFLAVLPAAVALGRLDRRLLPVAVATVVALAERGRRRSGGRHVFPVRGSLLAPLWVLERAVCSWAALGLRFGRGGVPYAGRRIRTAAHSQRWLQRTR, encoded by the coding sequence TTGACCACCACCCGACCGGCTGCCGGCGGTCCGACCACGCGACCGACCGACCTCGGCACCGGCCGGCTGCCGGTGGAGTACATCCTGCCCCTGCGCTGGTCCGACGACGACGGGTGCGCGGAGCTGACCGGATACCTGCGCTGGTTGTCCGAGCGGGTGTCGGTGACCGTGATCGACGGCTCACCGCCGGAACTGTTCGACCGGCACGCCGCCTGCTGGCCCGCCCTGGTCCGGCACCTCGCCCCGGACCCGGCACTGCGTTACCGCAACGGGAAGGTCAACGGGGTCCTGACCGGGATCCGGTTGGCCCGGCACGAGCGGCTGGTGGTCGCCGACGACGATGTCCGCTACGACGACGACAACCTCCGTACGGTGTGCCGGCTGCTCGCCCGCGCCGACCTGGTACGCCCGCAGAACTACTTCGACCCGCTGCCCTGGCACGCCTGCTGGGACACCGGCCGTACGCTGCTCAACCGCGCGGTCGGCGAGGACTATCCGGGCACCTTCGGATTGCGCCGCTCGACCGTCCTGGCGATGGGCGGCTACGACGGGGACGTCCTGTTCGAGAACCTGGAACTGCTCCGGACCGTACGCGGATTCGGTGGCGTCGAGTCCTGCCCCCCGGACCTGTACGTCCGCCGCCTGCCGCCGACCGCGCGCCGGTTCTGGTCCCAGCGGGTCCGCCAGGCCTACGACGACCTGGCCATGCCACCCCGGATGCTGACGTTCCTGGCCGTGCTGCCGGCGGCGGTCGCGTTGGGCCGGCTCGACCGGCGGCTGCTCCCGGTGGCGGTCGCCACGGTGGTGGCCCTGGCCGAGCGGGGGCGCCGCAGGTCCGGCGGTCGGCACGTCTTCCCGGTCCGCGGCTCACTGCTCGCGCCGCTCTGGGTCCTGGAACGGGCGGTGTGCAGTTGGGCGGCGTTGGGGCTGCGGTTCGGTCGGGGTGGCGTCCCGTACGCCGGGCGCCGGATCCGGACCGCCGCGCACAGCCAACGGTGGTTACAACGCACCCGCTGA
- a CDS encoding DUF3618 domain-containing protein encodes MDPDQIRANIEDTQDDLGRNVNALGDKVNPRHQARQQVDRARGTWQRVKENVMGSAAHARDASMHAADVSEGRISQASSATANRAQDMGHATSARAQEMGHATSDRIHGLGQNAQQQTQGHPLAAGLVAFGLGVLASALLPSSDRERRVAGQLRSRATEHSGDLKQQATNMAKQAQDNLRGPAQQAAESVRSKATQGAGSLRDQAQSTGQNLRGQAQQTANDVRQK; translated from the coding sequence ATGGATCCGGATCAGATCCGAGCCAACATCGAGGACACCCAGGACGACCTGGGTCGCAACGTCAACGCGCTCGGGGACAAGGTGAACCCACGCCACCAGGCACGCCAACAGGTCGACCGGGCCCGCGGCACCTGGCAGAGGGTCAAGGAGAACGTGATGGGAAGCGCCGCACACGCCCGGGACGCGTCCATGCACGCGGCCGACGTCTCCGAGGGGCGAATCTCGCAGGCATCCTCCGCGACGGCCAACCGGGCGCAGGACATGGGCCACGCGACCAGCGCCCGCGCGCAGGAGATGGGCCATGCCACGAGTGATCGGATCCACGGGTTGGGCCAGAACGCCCAGCAGCAGACGCAGGGCCACCCGCTCGCCGCGGGTCTCGTCGCGTTCGGCCTCGGTGTGCTCGCCTCCGCGCTGCTGCCGTCGAGCGATCGGGAGCGTCGGGTGGCGGGACAACTGCGCAGCCGGGCGACCGAGCACTCCGGCGACCTCAAGCAGCAGGCGACGAACATGGCCAAGCAGGCGCAGGACAACCTGCGCGGACCGGCGCAGCAGGCCGCCGAGTCGGTCAGGTCGAAGGCCACCCAGGGCGCCGGGTCCCTGCGTGACCAGGCCCAGTCGACCGGGCAGAACCTGCGCGGGCAGGCCCAGCAGACCGCGAACGACGTACGCCAGAAGTAA